From Rhodovastum atsumiense, a single genomic window includes:
- a CDS encoding aminotransferase, with amino-acid sequence MVNPVFADGRTSAFEAMSRLAIELGAINLGQGFPEALEPPELIEVAAAALHSGPHQYPPMLGLPTLRQAVAEANLRFQGIHTDWATEVLVTSGATEALASSFLGLLETGDEVIVFQPAYDSYGSMIRRAGGVPVPVRLDPPDWTLPRERIIAAITPRTRAVVINTPMNPCGKIFDDAELAFLAGLLERHDLVAICDEVYEHLTFDGRRHRSLMTLPEARGRCLRIGSAGKSFSVTGWKVGYLTAAPALLGPVARAHHYLTFTVPPALQVAVAAGLRLGDAYFDGLRTTLQERRERLASGLRAAGFTVLDCPATYFLCVDISAQAATEDDVAFCDQLLRESGVAAIPVSTFYAERDMHRLIRFCFAKRAETLNEAASRLRAWGNHRAAA; translated from the coding sequence ATGGTGAATCCGGTCTTCGCCGATGGCCGCACCTCGGCCTTCGAGGCGATGTCGCGGCTGGCCATCGAACTCGGTGCCATCAATCTTGGCCAGGGCTTTCCGGAAGCACTGGAACCGCCCGAGCTGATCGAAGTCGCCGCCGCGGCCCTGCACAGCGGCCCGCACCAATATCCGCCGATGCTCGGCCTGCCCACCCTGCGCCAGGCCGTCGCCGAGGCCAATCTGCGCTTCCAGGGCATCCACACGGACTGGGCCACCGAGGTGCTGGTCACGTCCGGCGCCACCGAAGCTCTGGCGTCCTCCTTCCTGGGGCTGCTGGAGACGGGCGACGAGGTGATCGTCTTCCAGCCGGCCTATGACAGCTATGGCAGCATGATCCGGCGGGCCGGCGGCGTTCCCGTGCCGGTGCGCCTCGATCCGCCCGACTGGACGCTGCCGCGGGAACGGATCATCGCCGCGATCACCCCGCGCACCCGTGCAGTGGTGATCAACACGCCGATGAATCCCTGCGGCAAGATCTTCGATGACGCCGAACTGGCCTTCCTGGCCGGGCTGCTGGAACGCCACGATCTGGTCGCCATCTGCGACGAGGTCTACGAGCACCTGACATTCGACGGCCGCCGCCACCGCTCGCTGATGACGCTGCCGGAGGCCCGCGGGCGCTGCCTGCGCATCGGCTCGGCCGGCAAGAGCTTCTCGGTGACGGGATGGAAGGTCGGCTATCTGACCGCAGCGCCGGCGCTGCTCGGGCCGGTGGCGCGGGCGCACCATTACCTGACCTTCACCGTGCCGCCGGCCTTGCAGGTCGCGGTGGCCGCGGGGCTGCGCCTCGGCGACGCCTATTTCGACGGCCTGCGCACCACGCTGCAGGAACGGCGGGAGCGGCTGGCGAGCGGTCTGCGCGCGGCCGGGTTCACGGTGCTTGATTGTCCAGCCACGTATTTCCTCTGCGTCGATATCAGTGCGCAGGCGGCCACGGAGGATGATGTCGCGTTCTGCGACCAACTGCTGCGTGAATCCGGCGTCGCGGCGATTCCGGTCAGTACCTTCTATGCCGAGCGCGACATGCACCGCCTGATCCGGTTCTGTTTCGCCAAACGGGCTGAGACGTTGAACGAAGCGGCGTCACGCCTGCGCGCCTGGGGCAATCACCGCGCTGCCGCCTGA
- a CDS encoding FAD-binding oxidoreductase, with product MTAHAFLPALAAEKLRAELRGILGASHVLTDADALPFLTDQRGQLTGRAVAVVRPANTAEVAQVVALCARHGTPIVPQGGNTGLCGGATPDDSGRAVLLSLARLNRIRSIDTENDSLVAEAGCVLAAVQAAANEAGRLFPLSLGSEGSCTIGGNLGTNAGGTQVLRYGNARQLTLGLEVVTPSGEIWDGLKGLRKDNTGYDLRDLYIGSEGTLGIITAATLRLFPQPAAERTAFVAFPSLPAAVEFLAVARIGLGESLTAFEVISSTCLDLVRRHIPQASFPGDAEERSAPWHALVEIGGSDDESATAQRLERVLANALERGLLRNAVIASSIAQSQALWHLRDALLGEALRRAGGATSHDISVPVSRIPAFIVEAEARLQRLVPGVQIYAFGHLGDGNLHYNALPPAELRSPQTHEQLRRLVHDAAVAQGGSISAEHGLGQVKNKELARYKSTVELQLMRAIKAALDPQGLMNPGKVLPPG from the coding sequence ATGACCGCACATGCCTTCCTGCCCGCCCTTGCCGCCGAGAAGCTACGTGCCGAGTTGCGCGGCATCCTCGGTGCATCGCATGTGCTGACCGATGCTGACGCCCTGCCCTTCCTCACCGACCAGCGTGGCCAGTTGACCGGCCGCGCAGTTGCCGTGGTGCGCCCGGCCAACACCGCGGAGGTCGCACAGGTGGTGGCGCTGTGTGCGCGGCATGGGACGCCCATCGTGCCGCAGGGTGGCAATACCGGCCTGTGCGGCGGCGCCACCCCGGACGACAGCGGCCGGGCCGTGCTGCTTTCGCTTGCGCGCCTGAACCGTATCCGCAGCATCGATACCGAGAATGACAGCCTGGTGGCGGAAGCCGGCTGCGTGCTCGCCGCGGTGCAGGCGGCCGCGAACGAAGCCGGCCGGCTGTTCCCGCTCAGCCTGGGTTCGGAAGGCAGTTGCACGATCGGTGGCAATCTCGGCACCAATGCCGGCGGCACCCAGGTCCTGCGCTATGGCAATGCCCGGCAACTGACGCTGGGCCTGGAGGTGGTCACGCCGTCCGGCGAGATCTGGGACGGGCTGAAGGGATTGCGCAAGGACAATACCGGGTACGACCTGCGCGACCTCTATATCGGCAGCGAGGGCACGCTCGGCATCATCACCGCGGCGACGTTGCGTCTTTTCCCACAGCCGGCGGCCGAACGCACCGCCTTTGTCGCCTTCCCGTCCCTACCCGCCGCGGTGGAGTTCCTCGCCGTGGCCCGTATCGGCCTCGGCGAGTCCTTGACGGCCTTCGAGGTCATCAGCTCGACCTGTCTCGATCTGGTCCGCCGCCATATCCCGCAGGCATCCTTTCCCGGAGACGCGGAAGAGCGCTCTGCCCCGTGGCACGCCCTGGTGGAAATCGGCGGCAGCGACGACGAATCCGCAACAGCCCAGAGGCTCGAGCGGGTGCTGGCCAACGCGCTGGAACGCGGCCTGCTGCGCAACGCGGTAATCGCCTCCAGCATCGCGCAGAGCCAGGCCCTGTGGCATCTGCGCGACGCCCTGCTCGGCGAGGCTTTGCGACGGGCGGGCGGCGCGACCAGCCACGACATCTCGGTGCCGGTATCACGCATTCCTGCCTTCATCGTGGAAGCCGAGGCCAGGTTGCAGCGCCTGGTGCCTGGGGTACAGATCTACGCCTTCGGCCATCTCGGCGACGGTAACCTGCATTACAACGCGCTGCCGCCGGCGGAATTGCGCTCCCCGCAGACACATGAACAGCTTCGCCGCCTGGTGCATGACGCCGCAGTCGCGCAGGGAGGCTCCATCAGCGCCGAGCATGGGCTCGGGCAGGTCAAGAACAAGGAATTGGCGCGCTACAAGAGCACCGTGGAACTGCAACTGATGCGGGCGATCAAGGCCGCACTCGACCCGCAGGGGCTGATGAACCCCGGCAAGGTGCTGCCGCCCGGGTGA
- a CDS encoding MFS transporter, which produces MTPQRAAMEYADGLPAPQRRRAMLTIAIALAMAVVGSAIANVALPAMAHDLGARPAEAVWVVNAYQIAVLMTLLPFASLGDIHGLARVFGIGLAVFTAASLACAMAPSMGALIAARVVQGLGAAGMMSVNVALVRATFPARMFGRGLGMNSLIVAASLAAGPSVAAAVLAVADWPWLFALNLPFGLTALAMLRSLPQSPASGHGFDLPSAVMSAATFGLFTTGLNGLSHGEAAPLVVLQFVATFGLGGMFVRRQLMLAQPMLPIQMFRRPVFALSVATSVCSFLAQTLASVALPFGFIVMMGRSQAEAGLMMTAWPVAVAVVAPLSGWLSDRASAGLLGGIGLMVMTLGLALLATMPADASLAAVTWRMALAGVGTALFQSPNNRQMLSAIPREQSGAGSGILATARLLGQTGGAALVSLVFALTEAAGVGRGVLAALMLAVGFGALGAVLSSLRLMRR; this is translated from the coding sequence ATGACGCCGCAACGCGCCGCCATGGAATACGCAGATGGCCTGCCCGCGCCGCAACGCCGGCGTGCGATGCTGACCATCGCGATCGCCCTCGCCATGGCAGTGGTCGGCAGCGCGATCGCCAATGTTGCCCTGCCCGCGATGGCACATGATCTCGGGGCGCGGCCGGCCGAGGCGGTGTGGGTGGTCAATGCCTACCAGATCGCCGTGCTGATGACCCTGCTGCCCTTTGCCTCGCTGGGGGATATCCATGGCCTGGCACGGGTCTTTGGCATCGGGCTCGCCGTGTTCACCGCTGCCTCGCTGGCCTGCGCCATGGCACCGAGCATGGGCGCGCTGATCGCCGCGCGCGTGGTGCAGGGGCTTGGCGCCGCGGGGATGATGAGCGTCAACGTGGCGCTGGTGCGGGCCACGTTTCCGGCACGGATGTTCGGGCGCGGGCTTGGGATGAATTCGCTGATCGTCGCCGCCTCGTTGGCGGCGGGTCCGTCGGTGGCGGCGGCGGTGCTGGCTGTCGCCGACTGGCCCTGGCTGTTCGCGCTCAACCTGCCCTTCGGGCTGACCGCGCTGGCCATGTTGCGAAGCCTGCCGCAAAGCCCGGCCTCCGGACACGGCTTCGATCTGCCGAGCGCGGTCATGAGCGCGGCCACGTTCGGCCTGTTCACGACCGGACTCAACGGGCTGAGCCATGGCGAGGCGGCGCCGCTGGTGGTGCTGCAATTCGTCGCCACGTTCGGGCTGGGGGGCATGTTCGTTCGCCGCCAACTGATGCTGGCCCAGCCGATGCTCCCCATCCAGATGTTCCGGCGGCCGGTCTTTGCCCTTTCCGTGGCAACCTCGGTTTGCTCGTTCCTGGCGCAGACTCTTGCCTCGGTCGCATTGCCGTTCGGGTTCATCGTCATGATGGGGCGCTCGCAGGCCGAAGCCGGGCTGATGATGACCGCCTGGCCGGTTGCGGTGGCCGTGGTGGCACCGTTGTCGGGATGGTTGTCCGATCGGGCCTCGGCGGGGTTGCTGGGTGGGATCGGCCTGATGGTGATGACGCTGGGCCTGGCGCTGTTGGCGACGATGCCGGCCGATGCCTCGCTGGCGGCGGTGACATGGCGGATGGCGCTGGCAGGCGTGGGCACCGCGCTGTTCCAGTCCCCCAATAACCGGCAAATGCTGAGTGCAATCCCTCGCGAACAGAGCGGCGCCGGCAGCGGTATCCTGGCCACCGCCCGGCTGCTGGGGCAGACGGGTGGTGCGGCCCTGGTCAGCCTGGTGTTCGCGTTGACCGAGGCGGCCGGGGTCGGCCGCGGCGTACTGGCGGCTCTGATGCTGGCGGTTGGCTTCGGCGCGCTGGGGGCCGTGCTGAGTTCATTGCGCCTGATGCGGCGTTGA
- a CDS encoding amino acid ABC transporter permease — protein MSDLAAAPRAWLQPLLSGVNSLGGSWRRALFGTPLNTALTLGCLALLAWAVPPLLRWTILDATWAGNAEACAARGGACWAFIVEKLRFITFGPYPAGQRWQAAMATILLLALVVASCVPRLWHRLLPPAWVAVIALAVVLMTGSLTGPVVASDKWGGMPLTILLCVVGLAGAFPLAVLLAIGRRSNMRVVRLLATACIEVVRGLPLIAVLYIATLLVPLMLPPGLVLDKLLRTQAGIILFAAAYMAEIIRAGLQGVPVGQYEAARALGLGFWPMMRLVVLPQALRTVIPAFVTLGIGILQDTTLVVTIGLFDFLNAARTAASDQDWLGFYDEAFSFAAVVYFVLCFIASRYSLWLERRLRPGG, from the coding sequence ATGTCCGACCTTGCCGCCGCGCCCCGTGCCTGGCTGCAGCCCCTGCTCAGCGGCGTCAACAGCCTTGGCGGCAGTTGGCGCCGGGCCCTGTTCGGCACCCCCCTCAACACCGCGCTGACCCTCGGCTGCCTGGCCCTCCTGGCCTGGGCGGTGCCACCGCTGCTGCGCTGGACGATCCTCGACGCTACCTGGGCCGGCAACGCCGAGGCCTGCGCCGCCCGGGGAGGCGCCTGCTGGGCCTTCATCGTCGAGAAGCTGCGCTTCATCACCTTCGGCCCCTACCCCGCCGGGCAGCGCTGGCAGGCCGCGATGGCGACGATCCTGCTGCTCGCCCTGGTGGTTGCCAGTTGCGTGCCCCGCCTGTGGCATCGCCTGCTGCCCCCGGCCTGGGTCGCGGTGATCGCGCTGGCGGTCGTGCTGATGACCGGCTCGCTCACCGGGCCGGTGGTGGCGAGCGACAAATGGGGCGGCATGCCGCTGACGATCCTGCTCTGCGTGGTCGGGCTGGCCGGTGCCTTCCCCCTCGCCGTGCTGCTGGCGATCGGGCGGCGCTCCAACATGCGCGTGGTCCGGCTGCTCGCCACCGCCTGCATCGAGGTGGTGCGCGGCCTGCCCCTGATCGCGGTGCTCTATATCGCCACCCTGCTGGTGCCGCTGATGCTGCCGCCTGGCCTGGTGCTCGACAAGCTGCTGCGCACCCAGGCAGGAATCATCCTGTTCGCGGCTGCCTACATGGCCGAGATCATCCGGGCGGGATTGCAGGGCGTGCCCGTCGGACAGTACGAAGCGGCGCGGGCGCTCGGGCTCGGCTTCTGGCCGATGATGCGGCTGGTGGTGCTGCCACAGGCCCTGCGCACCGTCATTCCCGCCTTCGTCACGCTCGGCATCGGCATCCTGCAGGATACCACGCTGGTGGTGACGATCGGGCTGTTCGATTTCCTCAACGCCGCCCGCACCGCCGCGAGCGACCAGGACTGGCTCGGCTTCTACGATGAAGCGTTCAGCTTCGCGGCGGTGGTCTATTTCGTGCTGTGCTTCATCGCCTCGCGCTACAGCCTGTGGCTGGAACGGCGCCTGCGGCCGGGAGGGTAA